From a single Acidobacteriota bacterium genomic region:
- a CDS encoding DUF1800 domain-containing protein has protein sequence MKRHIYLRSALALLLVSFAVSAQEDPNPNSPSPILVSGSDAERILIRETAPIFKQQQARELTVVHPSADTSLTAFIRGIELSQNEGANSVRLFLKQRSGKTFELDVQELQSVANSEFALRFRLFDRSGFRGQPIADGDSIIYVSWRGNASNMLKIGLGGTGGIELPKTFPLAAPSASDAEYVGYRYSGDRKRFAEQAAFGPSPILDMRLRRIGLRTWLAEQFEAPYPTFAYPNPPQSPTNPPMDCSLSTFPHCYRERYTMIPLQRWFFTEALYGDAQLRHRTAWSLSQIWVTSGLTVQQSSHAVAYHKVLSENAFGNYRQLMHDMTLNPAMGHYLDMVRSTRANPNENFPREILQLFSIGLYELNPNGTPRLGQNGQPIPTYDQETVNAFTRVLTGWTFCNITCQNSSPGIVNYKDPMILNPANHDLSAKTLLQYPNAPHPIIPACENCTDPEQIRNYAEQSLNMALDNIFHHPNLGPYIGKLMIKQMVTSDPSPAYVERVAAVFNGETGSPRGDMKALLRAILLDPEARGDAKTDPRYGKLREPVQLITNLARIFPALDFNGNNRSDGALASYSNLMGQNPFNSPTVFNYFSPDYNVPGTTILAPEFELLNTNTSTRRTNFLHTLIFDGLTPNATDSLRGTSLTFGEFVPAAEADPTGGMLLDALNARMMHGRMHPGQRDAILKAVVAVPAMNPMLRIRTAVYLIAVSSAYQIQR, from the coding sequence ATGAAACGACATATTTACCTGCGTTCGGCCCTCGCCCTGCTGCTCGTCTCCTTCGCGGTTAGTGCTCAGGAAGACCCGAACCCGAATTCCCCATCGCCGATCCTTGTTTCCGGTAGTGATGCGGAAAGAATTCTAATTCGCGAAACCGCGCCGATCTTCAAACAGCAGCAAGCCCGCGAGCTTACTGTCGTGCATCCGTCGGCCGATACTTCGTTGACGGCATTCATTCGCGGGATCGAGCTGAGTCAGAACGAAGGGGCAAATTCGGTCAGATTGTTTCTCAAGCAGCGGAGCGGAAAAACGTTTGAGCTCGACGTCCAAGAACTCCAAAGTGTTGCGAACTCGGAGTTTGCTTTGCGTTTTCGCCTCTTCGACCGAAGCGGCTTCCGCGGCCAACCGATCGCCGATGGCGATTCGATTATCTATGTTAGCTGGCGTGGCAATGCCTCGAATATGCTGAAGATCGGGCTCGGCGGGACCGGCGGCATCGAACTACCAAAAACTTTCCCGCTGGCTGCCCCTTCCGCAAGCGATGCCGAATATGTCGGCTACCGATATTCCGGCGATCGCAAACGCTTTGCTGAACAGGCGGCGTTTGGCCCCTCGCCGATCCTTGATATGCGACTGCGTCGCATCGGCCTTCGGACTTGGCTTGCCGAACAATTTGAGGCCCCGTATCCGACCTTTGCCTATCCGAACCCGCCGCAATCGCCGACGAATCCGCCGATGGATTGCAGCCTTTCGACGTTCCCGCACTGCTATCGCGAGCGTTACACAATGATCCCGCTACAGAGGTGGTTCTTTACCGAGGCCCTCTACGGTGATGCACAACTCCGCCATCGAACGGCGTGGTCGCTTAGCCAGATTTGGGTCACGTCTGGCCTGACCGTTCAACAGAGCAGCCACGCGGTCGCTTATCACAAGGTTCTCTCGGAAAACGCTTTCGGGAATTATCGACAGCTAATGCATGACATGACGCTGAATCCGGCGATGGGGCATTACCTCGATATGGTCCGCAGCACGCGAGCGAACCCGAACGAGAATTTCCCGCGTGAGATATTACAGCTTTTCTCGATCGGGCTTTATGAACTCAATCCCAACGGCACCCCGCGACTCGGACAGAATGGCCAGCCGATTCCAACCTACGACCAGGAGACGGTGAATGCATTCACAAGGGTTTTGACGGGCTGGACCTTCTGCAACATCACCTGCCAAAACTCGTCGCCGGGCATCGTTAACTACAAGGATCCGATGATCCTCAATCCGGCGAACCATGACCTTTCGGCAAAGACGCTGCTGCAATATCCGAACGCCCCGCATCCGATCATTCCGGCATGTGAGAACTGCACGGACCCCGAACAGATCAGGAACTATGCCGAGCAGTCACTGAACATGGCTCTTGACAATATCTTTCACCATCCGAATTTGGGGCCATATATTGGCAAGTTGATGATCAAGCAGATGGTCACGAGTGATCCCTCGCCGGCTTACGTCGAACGCGTCGCAGCCGTTTTCAATGGTGAAACGGGCAGCCCACGCGGCGATATGAAGGCACTGCTGCGGGCGATCCTTCTCGACCCCGAAGCGCGCGGCGATGCCAAGACCGACCCGCGGTACGGCAAGCTTCGTGAACCGGTCCAGTTGATCACCAATCTAGCTAGAATTTTCCCGGCTCTCGATTTCAACGGCAATAACCGAAGCGATGGAGCCCTGGCGAGCTATTCGAACCTGATGGGTCAGAATCCGTTCAACTCGCCGACGGTTTTCAATTACTTCTCGCCGGATTACAACGTTCCGGGGACGACCATCCTTGCACCCGAGTTCGAATTGCTGAACACGAACACATCAACCCGGCGAACGAATTTCCTACACACGCTGATCTTTGATGGGCTAACGCCGAACGCGACCGACTCGCTCCGTGGCACTTCCCTGACCTTCGGCGAGTTCGTGCCCGCCGCTGAGGCCGACCCGACCGGCGGCATGCTGCTCGATGCCCTCAACGCAAGAATGATGCACGGCAGAATGCACCCCGGACAACGCGACGCGATATTGAAGGCCGTTGTCGCCGTTCCGGCAATGAATCCGATGCTTAGGATAAGGACCGCGGTTTATTTGATCGCCGTTTCATCGGCCTATCAGATCCAGAGGTAA
- the rsmA gene encoding ribosomal RNA small subunit methyltransferase A encodes MSESDIRPLRAKRSLGQNFLVDGNYVRKIVAAIKPLAGELVVEIGPGRGALTEGLLESGAAVLAIELDRELVPELHSRFTPTDRFRVVEADATEVDLSDLIDSHFPGTVRAKIVANLPYYISTAILQHLAAERHCLSELVLMFQREVVDRITAPAANSDRGFLTVMVEGAFEVERLFDVPPEAFRPRPKIWSSVVRLVPKPESLADEPAFRGLISAAFAQKRKTIGNNLKSNFPDATSALAAAGIDAKRRAETLELAEWLRLYAELRSSAEQ; translated from the coding sequence ATGAGCGAATCGGACATTAGACCTTTGCGGGCAAAACGTTCGCTCGGCCAGAATTTCCTGGTTGATGGAAACTACGTCCGAAAGATCGTTGCCGCGATAAAGCCACTCGCGGGCGAATTGGTGGTCGAAATCGGCCCCGGCCGGGGTGCCTTAACGGAAGGCTTGCTCGAAAGCGGAGCCGCTGTTCTTGCAATAGAACTCGACCGCGAACTCGTGCCCGAACTGCACTCGCGATTCACGCCAACCGACAGGTTCAGGGTCGTAGAGGCTGATGCAACGGAAGTTGACCTCAGTGACCTGATCGATTCACACTTCCCAGGAACTGTGCGGGCCAAGATTGTTGCGAATCTCCCGTACTACATTTCGACTGCGATACTGCAGCATCTGGCGGCGGAGCGGCATTGCCTTTCGGAACTTGTTCTGATGTTTCAACGCGAGGTGGTTGACCGAATCACGGCCCCGGCGGCAAACAGCGATCGCGGATTTCTAACGGTTATGGTTGAAGGAGCTTTTGAGGTCGAGCGGCTCTTTGATGTTCCGCCGGAAGCGTTTCGCCCACGCCCAAAGATATGGAGCTCGGTTGTTCGGCTCGTGCCTAAGCCGGAAAGCCTTGCCGACGAGCCGGCGTTTCGCGGCTTGATCAGCGCGGCATTTGCCCAAAAGCGAAAGACCATCGGCAACAATCTCAAGAGCAATTTTCCGGACGCCACTTCGGCACTCGCAGCGGCCGGTATCGACGCAAAGCGCCGAGCCGAGACGCTTGAGCTTGCTGAATGGCTTCGCCTATATGCCGAGCTCCGTTCTTCGGCGGAACAATGA
- a CDS encoding ribonuclease J, whose protein sequence is MSRIEIIPLGGIGEFGMNCMGIRYGDEMIVVDAGMGFPEETPYGVDISIPNFDFLEEYRDDLTAIILTHGHEDHIGALPYILRKFNLPVYASRFTQALIEKKLDEHEMLNDVLLHRVRANDIAKIGNFEIEFIHASHSLVDCFSLAITTPIGTVIHTGDYKIDPTPVIGPTYDLKTLGEYGDRGVLALLGDSTNATVPGRTPSEQDVIPAFREIFEETEGRLFVSTFSSSIHRLQIVFDIAHEYGRKVCVLGRSMVKNVEIAEELGLIKILGDTLIDLSSARSYDDDEICFLVTGSQGEMRAALWSMATSTYKGMQIEKGDTVVLSARMIPGNERNISRLIGHLYKRGANIIEEKRRLVHVSGHASQEDIKIVVETARPKYLVPIHGEYRMLFRHKEYVKNHVLGYDDSNIILIENGDMLEIDEFGARIVERHELHRTFIDEESLEEIEYDVIRERKKLAYGGAISLVVTVNKKTHQLVGDPHITYNGVAGMSDSSSLAMGTNGITFGAEARQAISTAVGEMKREQIADRAVFKENLRIHLKRFLQKELGTKPVIVTTVVEV, encoded by the coding sequence TTGAGTAGAATAGAGATAATACCACTTGGCGGCATCGGTGAGTTCGGGATGAACTGCATGGGCATCCGTTATGGCGACGAGATGATCGTCGTCGATGCCGGGATGGGGTTTCCCGAGGAAACGCCCTATGGCGTCGATATTTCGATCCCAAACTTCGATTTTCTCGAGGAATATCGCGACGACCTAACCGCGATCATCCTTACGCATGGGCACGAGGACCACATTGGAGCTCTGCCTTATATCCTGCGGAAGTTCAATCTGCCGGTTTACGCATCGCGGTTCACACAGGCACTTATTGAGAAAAAACTCGATGAGCACGAGATGCTGAATGACGTTCTGCTACATCGCGTGCGGGCGAACGATATCGCCAAGATCGGCAATTTCGAAATCGAATTTATCCACGCTTCGCATTCGCTCGTCGACTGCTTTTCGCTTGCCATCACGACCCCGATCGGGACCGTCATACACACCGGTGATTACAAAATTGACCCGACGCCAGTTATCGGGCCGACCTACGACCTGAAAACTCTCGGAGAATATGGCGACCGCGGTGTTTTGGCCCTGCTTGGGGATTCGACCAATGCTACGGTGCCGGGACGGACGCCTTCGGAGCAGGACGTGATACCTGCTTTCCGCGAGATCTTCGAAGAAACCGAAGGCCGTCTCTTTGTCTCGACGTTTTCATCGTCGATCCATCGACTACAGATCGTTTTCGACATTGCTCATGAGTACGGCCGTAAGGTCTGCGTGCTCGGCCGCTCGATGGTCAAGAACGTTGAGATTGCCGAAGAGCTCGGCCTCATAAAGATACTTGGCGATACGCTTATCGACCTGAGCTCAGCACGGTCGTATGACGACGATGAGATCTGCTTCTTGGTCACGGGTTCGCAAGGCGAGATGCGTGCTGCACTTTGGAGTATGGCGACGTCGACCTATAAGGGAATGCAGATCGAAAAGGGGGATACAGTAGTTCTTTCGGCCCGGATGATACCGGGGAACGAGCGAAATATAAGCCGCCTGATCGGCCACCTTTATAAACGCGGTGCGAATATCATCGAGGAGAAGCGGCGATTGGTTCACGTCTCCGGCCACGCTTCGCAAGAGGACATTAAGATAGTGGTCGAGACCGCAAGGCCGAAGTATCTTGTCCCGATCCACGGCGAATATCGAATGCTCTTTCGTCACAAGGAATACGTCAAGAACCACGTCCTTGGATACGATGATTCAAATATCATTCTTATAGAGAACGGTGACATGCTTGAGATCGACGAATTCGGTGCGAGGATCGTTGAAAGGCACGAACTTCACCGCACCTTCATCGATGAAGAATCGCTCGAAGAGATCGAGTATGACGTTATCCGCGAACGGAAAAAGCTCGCTTATGGCGGAGCGATCTCGCTGGTGGTAACCGTGAACAAAAAGACCCATCAGCTGGTCGGCGACCCGCACATTACCTACAACGGCGTTGCCGGAATGTCGGATTCCTCATCTCTTGCCATGGGTACAAATGGAATCACTTTCGGAGCCGAGGCTCGGCAGGCCATTTCCACGGCCGTCGGCGAAATGAAACGCGAACAGATCGCCGACCGAGCGGTGTTCAAAGAGAATTTACGCATCCACCTCAAACGCTTTCTCCAGAAAGAACTCGGTACTAAGCCCGTCATTGTCACGACCGTGGTGGAGGTTTAG
- a CDS encoding ACT domain-containing protein — MSDASPNPVELLASTQVVVLPETYSLVGLAEAEWTRLIEDPALSPRMSTPFMIFRDPHEVTMLLDDVDFRTMQHALRSAKVERGFRLLTFDTVMDFTVVGFLAAVASILAEASVSIVALSSFSRDHILVKQDDLARALKALGPHVHELC, encoded by the coding sequence ATGTCTGACGCATCGCCGAATCCCGTTGAACTTCTCGCGTCGACTCAGGTAGTTGTACTACCAGAGACGTATTCGCTTGTGGGGCTTGCCGAGGCTGAATGGACGCGGCTGATCGAGGATCCGGCATTGAGTCCGCGGATGTCGACGCCATTCATGATCTTTCGTGACCCACACGAAGTTACGATGCTTCTTGACGACGTTGACTTCCGGACGATGCAACATGCACTGCGGTCGGCAAAGGTCGAACGAGGCTTTCGCTTGCTCACATTCGATACTGTAATGGATTTCACGGTGGTTGGCTTTCTGGCGGCCGTTGCGTCGATTCTCGCTGAGGCCAGCGTTTCTATCGTGGCCCTTTCGTCCTTTTCGCGTGATCACATACTGGTCAAGCAAGATGACCTTGCCCGGGCGCTGAAGGCCCTCGGGCCGCATGTTCACGAGCTTTGCTAG
- a CDS encoding SDR family NAD(P)-dependent oxidoreductase: MPFNWSGKVVFLTGASSGIGEGLALALAKQGAVLGLLARRKELLEDLADRCRASGGTARVFPIDVTDEAAVDEAADEMRSEFGRIDILIANAGIGGNDEDTRSYRPFSVKKVIDINLLGAVNAVHAVAPQMVEQGSGHLVAISSLAGFRGLPKSAAYSASKAGMTAFFESLRLDLKHKGIDVTIIQPGFIRTPLTSGRANKMPFLMELDDAIPLFIKAIEKKKRFSAFPWQLATIVRAGKFMPAWLYDRIAGKARYRE, encoded by the coding sequence ATGCCATTTAACTGGAGCGGCAAAGTCGTTTTCCTAACCGGAGCGTCGAGCGGGATCGGCGAAGGGCTTGCTCTTGCACTCGCGAAACAGGGCGCCGTTCTGGGCCTTTTAGCCCGTCGAAAAGAGTTACTTGAAGACCTGGCAGACCGCTGCCGGGCATCCGGCGGGACCGCGCGTGTTTTTCCGATCGACGTAACTGATGAAGCGGCCGTGGATGAAGCTGCCGATGAGATGCGATCGGAGTTTGGAAGAATTGATATTTTGATCGCCAATGCGGGCATCGGTGGAAATGACGAAGACACGCGATCTTATCGTCCGTTCTCGGTTAAGAAGGTCATTGACATCAATCTGCTCGGAGCGGTCAACGCGGTCCACGCTGTTGCACCGCAGATGGTTGAGCAGGGCAGCGGGCATTTGGTCGCGATCTCAAGCCTCGCGGGGTTTCGCGGACTTCCAAAGTCAGCGGCCTATTCGGCGAGCAAGGCGGGAATGACGGCGTTTTTTGAAAGCCTTCGGCTCGACCTCAAACACAAAGGCATCGATGTCACGATAATTCAGCCCGGATTTATTCGAACCCCGCTTACTTCCGGACGTGCGAATAAAATGCCCTTCCTGATGGAACTTGACGACGCGATCCCGCTATTCATCAAGGCGATTGAAAAGAAGAAGCGATTTTCCGCTTTCCCGTGGCAGCTTGCCACCATCGTCCGGGCCGGAAAGTTCATGCCCGCGTGGCTTTATGACCGCATCGCAGGAAAGGCCCGCTACCGCGAATAG
- the uppP gene encoding undecaprenyl-diphosphatase UppP, giving the protein MNYIQAIILGIVQGLTEFIPISSTAHLVFASRWTSIYGGDPQQITATMAVIQLGTIAAVLVYFASDILNIANAFIRDHWGVLTRKNPVRHSGTRGVRPIWLSSEAWLGWLIIIGSVPIGIVGLFFKDFIEGPNTKNLWIIATMLIVIGLLLGLAELVGSQRKEMRSMGIFDAIVVGLSQVLSLMPGASRSGSTIMGGLFIGLNRETAARFSFLLSIPAITAAGLLQLREAWSLLPDDAWGPLIVSTIVSAIVGYLAIWFLLAFLRKNSTLIFIVYRVLLGIILLVLLWQGVLSPVVSI; this is encoded by the coding sequence ATGAACTATATTCAAGCGATCATCCTTGGCATTGTTCAGGGGCTTACCGAATTCATTCCAATAAGTTCGACCGCGCATCTCGTGTTCGCCAGCCGCTGGACGAGCATCTATGGCGGCGACCCGCAGCAGATAACGGCGACAATGGCCGTCATTCAGCTTGGCACGATCGCCGCGGTGCTTGTTTATTTTGCATCGGACATTCTGAACATCGCTAACGCATTTATTCGCGACCATTGGGGCGTTCTCACCCGCAAGAACCCGGTTCGCCATTCGGGCACAAGGGGCGTGCGGCCGATCTGGCTTTCGAGCGAGGCATGGCTAGGGTGGCTGATCATCATCGGATCGGTTCCGATCGGCATCGTCGGGCTTTTTTTCAAAGATTTCATCGAGGGCCCGAACACGAAGAATCTCTGGATCATCGCGACGATGCTCATCGTCATCGGCCTACTGCTTGGGCTAGCAGAATTGGTCGGAAGCCAGCGGAAAGAAATGCGGTCAATGGGCATTTTTGACGCGATCGTCGTCGGGTTGTCGCAGGTGCTTTCACTAATGCCTGGTGCAAGCCGTTCGGGCTCAACTATCATGGGCGGGCTCTTTATCGGGCTAAACCGCGAGACGGCGGCACGCTTTTCATTCCTGCTTTCAATACCGGCGATTACGGCGGCAGGACTTCTCCAACTTCGCGAGGCGTGGAGCCTTTTACCGGACGATGCTTGGGGACCGCTGATCGTCTCAACCATCGTATCTGCTATCGTCGGGTATCTCGCGATCTGGTTCCTGCTGGCGTTTTTGCGAAAGAATTCGACCTTGATCTTCATCGTTTATCGCGTCCTTTTAGGCATCATCTTGCTCGTTCTTCTCTGGCAGGGCGTGCTCAGTCCCGTGGTGAGTATTTAA
- the recJ gene encoding single-stranded-DNA-specific exonuclease RecJ has translation MQKRWKIAKHDHAAAYRLASERGVHRLVAALMIARGHADTESARVFLSPSLDHLHQPNLLKGLSDAVERIETAIRANEKILIWGDYDVDGTTGTVLLRSVLKILGAATEYHIPNRFTEGYGVNIESLRAAKERGCSLAITVDCGIRSFEPLEWAAENGLDVIVTDHHLSDEERGNPPAVAVVNPNQPGCEYPDKNLAGVGVAFKLAHALLRSAGKEELVQSFLKIAAIGTVADIMQLTGENRAIVALGLRDLPNTSNYGLKALMEAAGCTSEMTSMHIGFRLGPRINAAGRMDLGRHVVELFESEDFGAARKLAEMLDSRNRERQTEQQKITELALLQAAEQGTDAFVVVAGEGWHRGVIGLAASRIAERLYRPAIVLSIENGTATGSARSIGKFHLLKALESCSELFDQFGGHAAAAGMKLPTANIELLRRALCDYAAAELTGDLLTPELNIDARISPESLSIGLVREIARMEPFGAGNPKPVLATKGLALRFEPKVMKDRHLKLYLGDRDGRRFEAVWWDGVEKGKEQTLAVGRNIEVAYTLDVNSWQGTERLQLVIEDLRDDN, from the coding sequence ATGCAGAAACGTTGGAAGATCGCAAAACACGACCACGCCGCCGCGTATAGGCTCGCCTCGGAACGTGGCGTCCATAGACTCGTCGCGGCGCTTATGATCGCCCGTGGACACGCGGATACTGAATCAGCACGGGTATTTCTTTCTCCTTCGCTCGACCATCTGCATCAACCCAATCTTTTGAAGGGACTTAGCGACGCGGTCGAGCGTATCGAGACCGCCATCCGCGCGAACGAGAAGATCCTTATCTGGGGTGATTATGACGTTGACGGCACTACCGGGACGGTTCTGCTTCGCAGCGTTTTGAAGATACTCGGGGCGGCGACGGAGTATCACATCCCGAATCGTTTTACCGAAGGTTATGGGGTAAACATCGAATCACTCCGAGCTGCGAAGGAGCGAGGTTGTTCGCTTGCTATCACCGTCGATTGCGGCATCCGCAGCTTTGAGCCGCTTGAATGGGCGGCGGAGAACGGCCTTGACGTGATCGTTACCGATCACCATCTTTCCGACGAAGAACGCGGCAATCCGCCGGCGGTCGCGGTGGTCAATCCCAATCAACCTGGTTGCGAGTATCCAGATAAAAACCTTGCGGGCGTCGGCGTGGCTTTCAAGCTCGCACATGCACTTCTGCGGTCGGCGGGCAAAGAAGAGCTTGTCCAGTCTTTTCTCAAGATCGCCGCCATCGGCACGGTCGCGGACATAATGCAGCTCACCGGCGAGAATCGGGCGATAGTCGCGCTCGGGCTTCGCGATCTGCCGAACACAAGCAATTACGGGCTCAAAGCATTAATGGAGGCCGCTGGCTGCACTTCCGAGATGACGAGTATGCATATCGGGTTTCGGCTCGGTCCGCGGATCAACGCTGCCGGCCGAATGGACCTCGGCCGCCATGTCGTCGAACTTTTCGAGTCTGAGGATTTCGGAGCCGCACGAAAACTCGCGGAAATGCTCGACTCGCGCAATCGCGAGCGGCAGACCGAGCAGCAAAAGATAACAGAACTCGCGCTCCTGCAGGCTGCCGAGCAAGGGACCGACGCGTTCGTCGTTGTCGCTGGCGAGGGATGGCACCGCGGAGTTATCGGACTTGCTGCGTCGCGAATTGCCGAGCGGCTTTATCGGCCGGCGATCGTTCTTTCTATTGAGAATGGAACCGCAACGGGGAGTGCCCGGAGCATCGGTAAGTTTCACCTGCTGAAAGCGCTTGAGAGCTGTTCCGAACTGTTCGATCAGTTCGGCGGACACGCGGCGGCTGCGGGAATGAAATTGCCGACGGCGAACATCGAGCTGTTGCGGCGGGCACTTTGCGACTATGCCGCCGCAGAGCTTACGGGCGATCTTTTGACGCCGGAGCTGAATATCGATGCTCGCATTTCGCCGGAATCTCTTTCGATCGGGCTCGTAAGAGAAATTGCACGAATGGAGCCGTTTGGGGCCGGAAACCCAAAGCCCGTGCTTGCGACCAAAGGGCTTGCTCTTCGCTTTGAGCCGAAGGTGATGAAAGACCGGCACCTGAAGCTTTATCTCGGCGACCGCGATGGTCGGCGTTTTGAGGCGGTTTGGTGGGACGGTGTAGAGAAAGGAAAAGAGCAAACTCTTGCAGTCGGGCGCAACATCGAAGTTGCTTATACGCTGGACGTAAACTCCTGGCAGGGAACTGAACGGCTTCAGCTTGTGATAGAGGACTTACGGGACGATAATTAA